A window of Phragmites australis chromosome 15, lpPhrAust1.1, whole genome shotgun sequence genomic DNA:
AATGACCTCCCTGAGCTTTGTTGTCTTAGTGTTAATCTCCAGAAGAACAGGGGTCTGTTGCATTCATATTTAGTTTATGTCAGGACCAAAGAAACTGATAGAATATAATAATTACATACCTAGAAAGGTGCAAAATACCTCAGAGCAGACATAGCATGATTTATTAGGCTGAAATGGCTGTACAGGCATCAAGAGCATCTTCCTTGCAGGATGTTCAAGACAATATGTCATTCTGTAAAGTACGAAACAGTGAAGTTACAAGGATTTTATTTTACACAACAAATAAGAAATAAGCAACCAGACAAATCATATACAATGGTGTTCCCATATAGTCTAGAAAGTTTGCAATTCGAGACTCTTTGGAAACTAGGATATACAGAAAGCAGGCACTTGGAATGAACAGCTATATCTTAGGTAGAAATTGTCGGTGCAAAACATGCAATGTAGCAAATTAAGAATGTAGTCACCTATAATCCTGATAATCACCCTTGAGCACTTTAATTGCTTCTATAACAATCAGACCAGCTATTATAGCATTGGTAGTTGCCACAGCATGGACTATGTTTCCAGCAACACCTTTAGCTTCAAAAAGGCTATGCGGTGGTATTCCAAAAGAGGAAGCTCTAATATTAGCAGCAGCAGTAACAAACTCGACAGCCAATTGGTCATCCTTGTCAAAAATAAGGTTCCCTATTTCCTGATAGACAAAAATAAGCAAATCTGAATCAATTTGAACTTTAAAAGGTTAAAGAACTCAGAACAGAACGATATGaaccttctctcttttttcaaaaaataattttaaagcCTCCAAGAACACTCTTGAATTGTCAGCAAGACTCCATATCTCTTGTGGATTTCTAAGACCTAGAGACCCCATAGCAGATGGCTCCTGCTCCTCGTTCTTGCAGTCCCGAGAGCCACCATTTTGCTGAACAGCTTCTTCAGGCAATGCATCTCTGACGTATATTGGGTATGGCCTTTTCCGATTTTTCCAAGTTTCCTCGTTAGCCAAGGCAACTTCAATGTTGTAACCAAATACATGATCATATATTCTCTGGGCATATTGCTCAAGATTTTCATCTATATTCCTTTCAAAAACATCAGCTTTTGAACTGTTATCATCTTTTGAGTGCACATTAAGATCATTATCCTGCTTTTTATCACCAAACAACTTTGCAAAAAGCAGGTCTTTTGCCCAAACAATGCAGTGAACAAACTGCAAAGAAGAGATGAAATCAGACATTAATGCTAAAATTAAAAACTAATCAGGTACTACAATACTACACAGATGTATAACCAACACTAAGAAGCTAGCAtgcctatatttttaaattgtaAGAAGAATATTTCATGCATACAGGTCGTGCTTTTTTATTCATGACATGCAACATACATAAAAGATACCTTGGCAGGCATGTGCAACCAAGTCCAATAGCATCATTAGATTAAAATTCTCTTGCCAGCTTCCATTGCAACTACACAATAGATAGCTAGAATGCTTAAGAATACTAAGTGAACTACACAATTGAATTAATACACCTTcccatatttattattttactgAAAAATGGATCCTAGAAGATGTCCAAACCAGCTAAAAATTACAGGGTTTGAAACTTGTCTTGTAGAAATACAGGAACAGAAACCAAAGAGAAAATGGATAGATGTGCAGCATACTCCACTAAACAgtccaacaaaagaaaaaaaaatggaccCAGAAAAGTAACAAAAGAAACCTTCGATGGCGTGCTTGTAATTGTGCAGACAGGATATGATTTAGGGACAGGCTTTGGTTGACATTCATAGCACTCTGTTTTACCCTTGACGTGAACAGTAACCTGTGGTATATAGAATGACAAGtattttgagcaaagcaataaCTTGAAGTAATTAGCAAGGGTTCGTTGATTAATTTAGTCAGCATTGATCACTTATCTTTGGCACAGTTAAGCCTGTTTATAACACAAATGTTGTTAAGTCCACCCAGAATACACCATGAAACAGATTTATATGTATCCTAAGATGCAATGGTTAAATGGCACGTCCCAAAATCAGTGTGCACATGATGACACGCTAGCTGGTGCATATATTGTGCAATGTCTCAAGCTAAGAAATTTATGAGCATTTTACAATCTACACAGTACCAAAATGGAACATAAGCACCATACCTAATTTACCACTCACCAAAAAAAATAAGACATACGAAAAATGGGTAGCTACCATCAGGATTTATCACAGTTGTATTAGATTTTAAGTCATACTCTGGGTGATTTCTAAATACACTACCTTATAAAGGATGCACGGTCAAATTACatggaagaaagagaaaatgcCAACTTTCTTTAATTCAGGTTAGCCTCTAGACACCAATGGCCCAGCTTCAGTGTCCTCTCTTTAGACCAAATGATTCTTAACTTGCATTGCAAGCATAAACAAGAATTCAGGAGATAAAACAAGGGAATATCTCACGCTACTGAGTTTCAGCTCGTTCCTCAGGCCACTTAATTTATTCCCCAGAAAATTCACTGCAAACAGTGTACTTCTAAGAAATAACCATACATATCCCTCTGTGAACCCTTCAAAAAATTATCTAAAGGCCCAGCCCAAAAATTTAGCCCTGGTATCA
This region includes:
- the LOC133892049 gene encoding SUMO-activating enzyme subunit 2-like isoform X4, whose translation is MFLSLLIDLDTIEVSNLNRQFLFRQSHVGQSKAKVARDAILKFRPNINITPYHANVKDGQFNVEFFKQFNVVLNGLDNLDARRHVNRLCLAAEVPLVESGTTGFLGQVTVHVKGKTECYECQPKPVPKSYPVCTITSTPSKFVHCIVWAKDLLFAKLFGDKKQDNDLNVHSKDDNSSKADVFERNIDENLEQYAQRIYDHVFGYNIEVALANEETWKNRKRPYPIYVRDALPEEAVQQNGGSRDCKNEEQEPSAMGSLGLRNPQEIWSLADNSRVFLEALKLFFEKREKEIGNLIFDKDDQLAVEFVTAAANIRASSFGIPPHSLFEAKGVAGNIVHAVATTNAIIAGLIVIEAIKVLKGDYQDYRMTYCLEHPARKMLLMPVQPFQPNKSCYVCSETPVLLEINTKTTKLREVIDKVIKPKLGMNLPSVMIGSTIVFEDGDDLDKAEAANYALNLEKVLAELPAPVVNGTKLTVEDFLQELSCNINIKHRDEFDEEKEPDGMVLAGWSGPVDTQATSNGEKKLVPSSSSADDDGTAKDISAKPGMKRKLNEILESEENCDVVQNPSDVGSSSAQVVEDDDDDDVVMFDEDPKLGKRKRLQ